Proteins encoded together in one Desulfosporosinus meridiei DSM 13257 window:
- the cobT gene encoding nicotinate-nucleotide--dimethylbenzimidazole phosphoribosyltransferase translates to MESFTEEQLYTQLQKLISDIKGLDQEAMDQIQGRLDSLTKPQGSLGQLEHIAKQLGGIQRTSKPIIQKKAVLTMAGDHGVVEEGVSAFPQEVTPQMAYNIMNGGAAINVLARQANAEVFLTDVGIAFPIEGQLIQKRVANGTKNMTKGPAMSRYEALQALLAGASVAEEKIREGYNLFATGELGIGNTTPSSAIVALLTNSPIEEVVGRGTGIDDEGIIRKRRAIEKAIEVNQPDTSDALDVLSKVGGLEIAAIAGSILQAAASHVPIVIDGFISTAGALIAAKLAPQSIAYMIPSHGSMEIGHRKALAGLGLDPVLNLNMRLGEGTGAALTFYFVEAALRIIEEMATFADAGVSEKSS, encoded by the coding sequence ATGGAAAGCTTCACCGAAGAACAACTCTACACTCAATTACAAAAACTAATTTCGGACATCAAAGGTCTGGACCAAGAAGCAATGGATCAAATTCAAGGGCGTTTAGATTCTCTCACAAAGCCCCAAGGAAGTCTGGGCCAGTTAGAACATATTGCCAAGCAACTTGGTGGGATTCAACGAACCTCCAAGCCGATAATTCAAAAGAAAGCCGTTCTCACAATGGCAGGAGATCACGGTGTCGTTGAAGAAGGAGTAAGTGCCTTTCCCCAAGAAGTAACTCCTCAGATGGCCTATAACATTATGAATGGCGGCGCAGCCATCAATGTCTTAGCGCGGCAGGCAAATGCCGAGGTCTTTTTAACAGATGTAGGTATTGCCTTCCCGATAGAGGGACAACTTATTCAAAAACGCGTAGCCAATGGCACCAAAAACATGACTAAAGGTCCGGCTATGTCACGTTATGAAGCTTTGCAAGCTCTCCTGGCCGGTGCCTCAGTGGCGGAGGAAAAGATTCGTGAAGGCTATAACCTCTTTGCCACCGGGGAACTGGGAATTGGCAATACTACCCCCAGTTCTGCCATTGTTGCTTTATTAACTAATTCTCCTATCGAAGAAGTTGTCGGACGGGGGACAGGCATTGACGATGAGGGAATCATAAGAAAACGCCGGGCTATTGAAAAAGCCATTGAGGTCAATCAGCCGGACACCTCGGATGCTCTAGATGTTCTTAGCAAAGTCGGGGGCTTAGAAATCGCCGCAATTGCCGGTTCCATCCTGCAAGCTGCTGCCAGCCATGTTCCCATTGTCATTGATGGCTTTATCTCCACTGCTGGGGCACTCATTGCGGCTAAACTTGCTCCACAATCCATTGCTTATATGATCCCTTCTCACGGTTCAATGGAAATAGGCCACCGTAAAGCTTTGGCCGGTCTGGGCCTCGATCCTGTGCTCAACCTTAATATGAGGCTTGGCGAAGGAACAGGTGCAGCCTTGACCTTTTATTTCGTAGAAGCAGCTCTTCGTATCATCGAGGAAATGGCTACCTTCGCCGATGCGGGAGTTAGCGAAAAATCCAGCTAA
- a CDS encoding TetR/AcrR family transcriptional regulator, with product MENPELKNPQDNTLSLNIIEAARQLFMENGFKGTTTKMIAKTAGVNEATLFRHFKSKEGIFLEISKEITNYSHSRLKSIVQSQLSPEEMFFQFGMELYQRIVESKGVLIVAIIESKKRSELSRNVTKTLKTVIEILEEKLTELYNQGILKENDFFIAALMYVESLIGLFVVQSRLEGELIPVEIERLCRSAAKIFLEGLLNPKAT from the coding sequence GTGGAAAATCCTGAACTTAAGAATCCTCAAGATAATACTCTAAGCCTGAACATAATTGAAGCAGCCAGACAATTATTCATGGAGAATGGTTTTAAAGGAACCACTACAAAAATGATTGCTAAAACAGCAGGTGTCAATGAAGCCACCCTCTTTAGGCATTTTAAAAGCAAAGAAGGCATCTTTCTGGAAATATCCAAGGAAATTACTAATTATAGTCACTCAAGACTTAAGAGCATTGTTCAAAGTCAACTTTCTCCGGAAGAAATGTTCTTTCAATTTGGTATGGAACTCTATCAACGCATTGTCGAGAGTAAAGGGGTATTAATAGTTGCAATTATAGAATCCAAAAAGAGATCCGAATTAAGCAGGAATGTAACAAAAACCCTAAAAACGGTGATCGAGATTCTCGAAGAAAAACTCACAGAATTATATAACCAAGGAATACTGAAAGAAAATGACTTCTTTATTGCGGCGCTTATGTACGTTGAATCTCTTATTGGTCTTTTTGTGGTTCAGAGCAGACTCGAAGGAGAGCTGATTCCAGTAGAGATTGAGAGGTTGTGCAGAAGTGCCGCCAAGATCTTTTTAGAGGGATTATTAAACCCTAAAGCTACATAA
- a CDS encoding efflux RND transporter periplasmic adaptor subunit, whose amino-acid sequence MIYSCVLIFSLLNFTVGCSNLHNEESETGSSIKNVETEKAKLVEVEDKLELSGMLQPIEEAILSFEVPGRIVALEKQESDNLAGGDVIASLDPSQYQINTEIAGASLEQARANLNQALNGARDQEKETAKAAFDKANAVYQKAFNDLKRVEALFQAGAVSQSDYEKAQMSLSVSESDLRTAKAAYDMALEGARAELKEAALAGYKLAEENTNQAKLALEKTVLKAPFKGTVLNKLASNGQLVAAGTPVLRFGNIDLLKLTLPVPDSSIGDWKKGDTVTVSLYGQKKQGTVTNIFSATNVLTGTIGVEVTIENKEHDWVPGQVAVCNHVTQTRQSIFLPVESLRSLNGKNPYVFIINDGKSIKQEVTVGEMKDNKIQILSPLSEGTEVIISGVDDLFDGAQVKVTGGGDQ is encoded by the coding sequence ATGATTTATTCCTGCGTTTTAATTTTTTCTTTACTTAACTTTACCGTGGGATGTTCTAATCTTCACAACGAAGAATCTGAAACAGGTTCAAGTATAAAAAACGTAGAAACGGAAAAAGCAAAATTGGTTGAAGTTGAGGATAAGCTTGAGCTTTCTGGAATGTTGCAGCCTATAGAGGAGGCAATTTTATCCTTTGAAGTACCGGGCAGAATTGTTGCTTTAGAAAAACAGGAGAGTGATAACTTAGCAGGTGGGGACGTTATTGCCAGTTTAGACCCCAGTCAATATCAAATTAATACAGAAATTGCCGGTGCTTCTCTTGAACAGGCCAGAGCGAATCTTAACCAAGCCTTAAATGGGGCGAGAGATCAAGAAAAGGAAACGGCTAAAGCGGCCTTTGACAAAGCGAATGCAGTCTATCAAAAAGCATTTAATGACTTAAAGAGAGTGGAAGCTTTGTTCCAGGCCGGGGCAGTTTCCCAAAGTGATTATGAAAAGGCGCAAATGAGCCTTAGTGTATCAGAAAGCGATCTTAGAACAGCTAAAGCTGCCTATGACATGGCCCTTGAAGGTGCCCGGGCCGAACTTAAGGAAGCAGCCCTAGCCGGGTACAAGCTGGCGGAAGAAAACACTAACCAAGCAAAGTTGGCTTTGGAAAAGACTGTCCTCAAGGCTCCCTTTAAAGGGACGGTGTTAAATAAATTGGCCTCCAATGGTCAGCTCGTAGCAGCAGGCACCCCGGTTCTTCGTTTCGGGAATATTGATTTACTCAAGTTGACACTTCCCGTCCCAGACAGCAGCATTGGAGACTGGAAAAAGGGGGATACGGTAACCGTTAGTCTATATGGCCAAAAGAAGCAAGGCACTGTAACTAATATCTTTTCGGCTACCAATGTTCTCACAGGAACAATCGGAGTTGAAGTGACCATAGAAAACAAAGAGCATGATTGGGTTCCGGGTCAGGTAGCCGTTTGCAACCATGTTACCCAAACTCGACAATCTATATTTTTGCCCGTGGAATCCCTTCGAAGCTTAAACGGAAAAAACCCCTATGTATTTATTATTAATGATGGGAAAAGTATCAAGCAAGAAGTGACTGTTGGAGAGATGAAAGATAATAAAATTCAAATTCTCTCACCCCTCAGTGAAGGTACAGAGGTGATCATTAGTGGAGTAGATGACCTTTTTGATGGGGCTCAGGTTAAGGTAACCGGGGGTGGGGATCAGTGA
- the asnB gene encoding asparagine synthase (glutamine-hydrolyzing): protein MCGIVGMVNWRQDLTQQKEVLVSMTNTLIPRGPDAEGYWLSPRAAFGHRRLIVVDPQGGLQPMIRQRGEHTYTLIYNGELYNTPEIRQELLSRGYSFEGHSDTEAVLLSYMEWGPSCVERLNGIFAFGIWDSREQNLFVTRDRLGVKPLFYSEKAGSLIFASELKALLKHPDISPTLGQEGLSEIFLVGPARSPGVGVFEGISELKPGHALKYSANGLSIYRYWALPNNIHEDDLNTTTQKIRELFLDTVKRQLVSDVPIGTLLSGGLDSSAITAIAAVAQAENQKGSLPTFSVDYADNDKYFLPNAFQPGADGPWIERMSQAFNTQHTNCKFNIPELVESLKDSTLARDLPGMADVDASLLLFSREIKQRITVGLSGECADEIFGGYPWFHRQESLEAQTFPWALHVENRLQVLSPELIDRLQPHSYLKKRYEEALSEIPNLPGSGTIHQDSRTLSGELQREARIREISYLTITRFMPTLLDRKDRMTMATGLEVRVPFCDHRLVEYAWNIPWEMKAIEGREKGLLRHALTGILPEDVLWRRKSPYPKTHHPNYLSSVRTWLQEIIEDSTSPILPFLNLSELRSLMKLSDTIPSGRPWFGQLMDIPQLFAYLIQTNFWLKENKIQFR from the coding sequence ATGTGTGGTATCGTTGGTATGGTAAATTGGAGGCAGGATCTAACTCAACAAAAAGAGGTCCTAGTCAGTATGACTAATACCCTAATTCCTCGTGGACCTGATGCAGAAGGGTATTGGCTTTCCCCTCGTGCAGCGTTTGGACATAGACGACTAATCGTGGTGGATCCCCAGGGAGGTCTTCAACCCATGATTCGTCAACGGGGAGAACATACGTATACACTGATCTATAACGGTGAGCTCTATAATACACCTGAGATTCGTCAGGAACTTTTAAGTCGTGGTTACTCCTTTGAAGGCCATTCCGATACAGAGGCAGTATTATTGTCCTATATGGAGTGGGGGCCTTCTTGCGTGGAACGTCTCAATGGAATCTTCGCCTTTGGAATTTGGGACAGCAGAGAGCAAAACTTATTTGTTACGCGGGACCGCTTAGGGGTTAAACCCCTCTTTTACTCTGAAAAGGCCGGCTCTCTTATTTTCGCCTCCGAACTAAAAGCTTTATTGAAACACCCGGATATTTCCCCCACCTTAGGGCAAGAAGGCTTATCTGAGATCTTTCTCGTTGGCCCAGCCCGCAGTCCCGGGGTAGGTGTTTTTGAGGGCATTTCCGAGTTAAAACCTGGTCATGCACTTAAATATTCGGCCAATGGTCTAAGTATTTATAGGTATTGGGCCTTACCTAATAATATCCATGAAGACGATTTAAATACTACGACCCAAAAAATTCGCGAGCTTTTTCTCGATACAGTAAAACGTCAACTAGTTTCAGATGTCCCTATTGGAACCCTACTATCGGGAGGCTTAGATTCCAGCGCCATTACAGCCATAGCCGCAGTGGCTCAAGCAGAAAATCAAAAAGGATCACTGCCCACCTTCTCGGTTGACTATGCTGATAATGACAAATATTTTCTGCCTAATGCCTTTCAGCCCGGTGCCGATGGACCTTGGATTGAAAGAATGTCCCAGGCCTTTAACACTCAGCACACAAATTGTAAATTTAATATACCGGAACTGGTTGAGTCCCTCAAAGACTCTACCCTGGCCCGAGATCTGCCTGGGATGGCCGATGTGGATGCCTCTTTACTGCTCTTTTCCCGAGAAATCAAGCAAAGAATTACCGTGGGCTTATCCGGAGAATGTGCCGACGAAATCTTCGGAGGCTACCCCTGGTTTCATCGGCAAGAATCCCTGGAGGCCCAAACCTTTCCCTGGGCTCTTCACGTAGAAAACAGATTGCAGGTACTATCCCCTGAGCTGATTGATCGTCTCCAACCTCATAGCTACTTAAAGAAACGTTATGAGGAGGCACTGTCAGAAATTCCAAATTTGCCGGGCTCTGGCACGATTCATCAAGACAGCAGAACTTTATCCGGAGAACTACAACGGGAAGCCCGAATTCGGGAAATCAGCTATTTGACCATAACTCGTTTCATGCCAACGCTTCTCGATCGCAAAGACCGCATGACCATGGCTACGGGCCTGGAGGTGCGTGTCCCCTTCTGTGACCATAGGTTAGTTGAATACGCCTGGAATATTCCTTGGGAGATGAAGGCGATCGAAGGCAGAGAAAAAGGACTCCTTAGACATGCGCTGACGGGCATCTTACCCGAAGATGTACTCTGGCGCCGTAAAAGTCCTTATCCAAAAACCCATCATCCCAACTATTTATCCTCTGTTCGCACTTGGCTCCAAGAAATTATTGAAGACAGCACCTCCCCCATTCTTCCGTTTCTCAATCTCTCAGAACTAAGAAGTTTAATGAAGCTCTCGGATACAATTCCCTCCGGTCGCCCTTGGTTCGGTCAATTAATGGATATTCCCCAGCTTTTTGCCTATCTAATCCAGACCAATTTCTGGTTAAAAGAGAACAAAATCCAGTTCCGCTAA
- the cobU gene encoding bifunctional adenosylcobinamide kinase/adenosylcobinamide-phosphate guanylyltransferase, producing MSQFTLITGGARSGKSSFAELLAAQDNRPVIYIATAQIWDGEMAIRVKKHQQQRPSSWRLIEEPLEIGQTLTQLKDEEGVILLDCVTLWLTNMLLAGQAEHSSQEAYESESTPDSPDHSHLYNHVEPKVLAAVKEVAGLAQEIKPKVIFVSNEVGQGIVPENPLARAYRDLAGRSNQILARSADHVYMVIAGLPMDLKTSGEKLLASLHKE from the coding sequence ATGTCTCAGTTTACACTCATCACAGGTGGTGCTCGGAGCGGCAAGAGCTCTTTTGCAGAACTTCTTGCTGCTCAGGACAATCGTCCGGTCATTTACATTGCAACAGCCCAAATCTGGGATGGGGAAATGGCTATTCGGGTTAAAAAACACCAACAGCAGCGTCCCTCCTCTTGGCGGCTCATCGAAGAGCCCTTGGAAATTGGGCAAACCTTAACTCAACTTAAAGATGAGGAGGGAGTCATCCTTCTTGATTGTGTCACTCTTTGGCTTACAAATATGCTCCTAGCCGGACAAGCCGAACACTCAAGTCAGGAAGCATATGAATCAGAATCAACTCCCGATTCCCCAGATCACTCCCATCTTTATAACCATGTAGAGCCGAAAGTCTTGGCTGCGGTTAAAGAAGTTGCAGGTCTTGCTCAAGAGATTAAACCGAAGGTCATCTTTGTCAGCAACGAAGTAGGACAAGGGATAGTCCCCGAAAACCCCTTAGCTCGGGCCTACAGGGATTTAGCCGGACGAAGCAATCAGATATTGGCCAGAAGTGCTGACCATGTGTATATGGTTATCGCCGGTTTACCTATGGATTTGAAAACCTCCGGCGAGAAGCTGCTTGCTTCTCTGCACAAGGAGTGA
- a CDS encoding hemolysin family protein → MLVGLNGVFVAAEFAMVKVRKTRLAELADNGSRRAKSALDVTAQLDAYLSACQLGITLASLGLGWLGEPAIATLIEPLFVKVAGWNTIYTHSVAIAISFIFISFLHIVLGELVPKSLAIQKAESIALASAGFLKFFYWLFYPIIWTLNSIANIVLRIWGIEPANEADLSHSEEELRMLVDASQKHGYLDKLEGKLLDNVFEFSDRIASEVMIPRQDMVCIFIQDTFEEILQVVKEHGHTRYPLCDDDKDHVLGLVHMRDIICLQEKTGVKDIAQIKRDILAVPEGMPISHLVQRMRSQRTHMAVVVDEFGGSAGLVTLEDMLEELVGEIYDEFESEQPPIEKIDENEYVLNGRVLMEEVSEMLGIQLEEETVSTIGGYVFSRIGRKPVKGDVIYFDGFHFEVMEVLGFRITKVLVKRKLPETKMSELPDVHEAV, encoded by the coding sequence TTGTTAGTCGGATTAAACGGTGTTTTCGTAGCAGCTGAATTTGCAATGGTCAAAGTTCGCAAGACCCGTTTGGCAGAACTTGCAGATAACGGCTCACGTAGAGCAAAGAGTGCCCTTGATGTCACTGCACAACTGGATGCTTATCTATCAGCCTGCCAATTGGGAATTACATTGGCATCTTTAGGTTTAGGTTGGCTGGGTGAACCTGCAATTGCAACTCTGATTGAACCTTTATTTGTTAAAGTTGCCGGCTGGAATACTATTTACACTCATTCTGTGGCTATAGCAATATCTTTTATATTCATCTCGTTTTTACACATTGTGCTTGGAGAACTGGTGCCTAAATCATTGGCCATTCAAAAAGCAGAAAGTATTGCCCTGGCAAGTGCAGGCTTCTTGAAATTCTTTTATTGGTTATTCTATCCAATAATTTGGACCCTTAATAGCATCGCCAATATCGTGCTGCGCATTTGGGGAATTGAACCTGCTAATGAGGCTGATTTGTCCCATAGTGAAGAAGAACTTCGAATGTTAGTCGATGCTAGTCAGAAGCATGGATATTTAGATAAATTAGAAGGTAAGCTGCTGGACAATGTCTTTGAATTTTCAGATCGGATTGCCAGTGAGGTTATGATTCCTCGCCAGGATATGGTTTGCATCTTTATTCAAGATACTTTTGAGGAAATTCTTCAAGTAGTTAAGGAACACGGGCATACCAGATACCCTCTATGTGATGACGATAAAGATCATGTCCTGGGTTTAGTGCATATGCGAGACATTATTTGTTTGCAGGAAAAGACCGGTGTAAAAGATATTGCTCAGATTAAGCGGGATATCCTGGCAGTTCCTGAGGGTATGCCGATTTCTCATCTTGTCCAGAGAATGCGCAGTCAACGGACGCATATGGCAGTAGTAGTGGATGAATTTGGCGGATCAGCGGGACTGGTTACCCTGGAAGACATGTTGGAAGAGTTAGTTGGCGAAATCTATGACGAATTTGAATCAGAACAACCGCCAATCGAAAAAATCGACGAAAACGAATACGTACTCAACGGACGGGTTCTCATGGAAGAGGTCTCGGAAATGTTAGGCATTCAGTTAGAGGAAGAAACAGTTTCAACTATTGGAGGGTATGTTTTTTCTAGAATTGGCAGAAAGCCAGTTAAAGGGGATGTCATATATTTTGATGGCTTCCATTTCGAAGTTATGGAGGTTTTAGGCTTTAGAATCACAAAAGTCCTTGTGAAGAGAAAGCTTCCGGAGACTAAGATGAGTGAGTTGCCGGATGTGCACGAGGCAGTTTAG
- the cobS gene encoding adenosylcobinamide-GDP ribazoletransferase, whose translation MRGLLIALTFFTRIPLPVPQDITTEEFTRSYRFYPLVGLIIGLLLWLLAKALIPYFPPLVIGAILLGAELMLTGGIHLDGFMDSMDGLLSARSPERILEIMKDSRVGAHASMALVGLLLLKFSLLASLTPSMLTILIIMPMLARWVFQIGVIAFPYARSQGLGKGFHEASQWVTFLLGGAVIFGLSFYLLGLAGPVAFGVSALIITLMSSRISALLGGLTGDLYGAFIELSEVICLLVAFPFLR comes from the coding sequence ATGCGCGGGCTTCTGATTGCTCTGACTTTTTTCACTCGCATCCCTTTACCTGTTCCCCAAGACATCACAACAGAAGAATTCACACGAAGCTATCGCTTCTATCCCCTAGTGGGGTTGATCATTGGTCTGCTCCTCTGGCTGTTGGCCAAAGCCCTTATTCCATATTTTCCACCTTTGGTTATAGGGGCTATCTTGTTAGGTGCTGAGTTAATGCTCACCGGAGGAATTCACCTAGATGGTTTCATGGACAGCATGGATGGCTTATTATCCGCTCGAAGCCCCGAGAGGATTTTAGAAATCATGAAGGACAGCCGAGTTGGCGCTCATGCCTCCATGGCTTTGGTGGGCTTGCTGCTCTTAAAGTTCAGCTTACTTGCCAGCCTGACTCCCTCAATGTTAACTATTTTGATTATAATGCCTATGCTCGCACGCTGGGTCTTTCAGATAGGGGTTATTGCCTTTCCCTATGCTCGTTCTCAGGGACTGGGCAAAGGATTTCACGAAGCTTCTCAGTGGGTTACTTTCCTGCTTGGCGGGGCAGTCATATTCGGCCTATCCTTTTACCTTCTTGGTTTAGCCGGCCCGGTTGCCTTTGGAGTATCGGCCTTAATAATCACTCTCATGTCTTCGAGAATTTCTGCGCTCTTAGGGGGATTAACCGGGGATCTCTATGGAGCATTTATTGAACTATCTGAAGTTATCTGCTTGTTAGTGGCTTTTCCCTTCCTTAGGTGA
- a CDS encoding hemolysin family protein, with translation MILIAFLLVGLNGLFVAAEFSLVKVRKTRLAELAENGSPRAQTALDVTSQLDAYLSACQLGITLSSLGLGWIGEPAIAALIEPLFTGIAGWNMLYTHTISIAIAFSIISLLHIVLGELVPKSLAIQKAESTALATAGFLKAFYWICYPVIRSLNGLANLVLRIWKIEPANEADLSHSEEELRMLVDASQKHGYLDKLEGKLLDNVFEFSDRNASEVMVPRQDMVCVFLQDTFEEIIQTIKDYGHTRYLLCDDDKDNVVGLVHMRDILRLQESGEKDILLIKRDVLAVPEGMPISHLVQRMRSQHTHMAVVVDEFGGSAGLVTIEDMLEELVGEIYDEFESEQPSIQKLAENEYLINGRVLMEEVSEMLDIELEEETVTTIGGYIFSRLGRKPVKGDKISFEGVVFEVMEVIGFRITKVKAFRKSVEIKG, from the coding sequence ATGATTTTAATCGCATTTTTGTTAGTGGGTTTAAATGGGCTGTTTGTGGCGGCAGAATTTTCTTTGGTCAAAGTAAGAAAGACACGTTTGGCTGAACTCGCTGAGAATGGTTCCCCGAGAGCTCAAACTGCCCTGGATGTTACTTCTCAACTGGATGCTTATCTTTCAGCTTGTCAGTTGGGCATTACCCTCTCATCTTTAGGTTTAGGCTGGATTGGTGAACCGGCAATCGCAGCGTTAATTGAACCATTGTTTACTGGGATAGCTGGTTGGAATATGCTCTATACTCATACCATCTCAATAGCGATTGCTTTTTCAATCATTTCTTTATTGCACATTGTTTTAGGAGAACTTGTTCCAAAATCATTGGCCATCCAAAAGGCTGAATCTACTGCCCTTGCTACCGCGGGGTTTCTCAAAGCCTTTTATTGGATCTGTTATCCTGTTATTCGCTCCCTGAATGGCTTAGCTAATCTTGTGTTGCGCATCTGGAAAATCGAACCTGCCAATGAGGCTGATTTATCCCATAGTGAAGAGGAATTAAGAATGCTGGTTGATGCCAGTCAAAAACACGGCTATTTAGATAAACTCGAAGGAAAACTACTGGATAATGTCTTTGAATTCTCAGATCGAAATGCTAGTGAAGTAATGGTTCCCCGCCAGGATATGGTATGCGTATTTCTCCAGGACACATTTGAGGAAATTATTCAAACCATTAAAGACTATGGACACACTCGATATTTGCTGTGTGATGATGATAAAGATAATGTGGTTGGCTTAGTCCATATGAGAGATATCCTCCGACTGCAAGAGTCGGGAGAGAAGGATATTTTGCTGATTAAGCGAGATGTTCTGGCAGTACCTGAGGGTATGCCAATTTCACATCTTGTCCAGAGAATGAGGAGTCAGCACACTCATATGGCTGTGGTTGTGGATGAGTTCGGAGGAAGTGCAGGGCTGGTCACGATTGAAGATATGTTGGAAGAATTAGTGGGAGAAATATATGATGAGTTTGAGTCGGAACAACCCTCCATTCAAAAGCTAGCTGAAAATGAGTATCTGATTAATGGACGTGTATTAATGGAAGAAGTATCTGAAATGCTCGATATTGAGTTAGAGGAAGAAACTGTTACTACCATTGGTGGATACATCTTCTCCAGGTTAGGGCGTAAGCCCGTCAAGGGAGATAAGATTAGTTTTGAGGGTGTTGTCTTTGAAGTAATGGAGGTTATCGGATTTCGAATAACTAAAGTTAAGGCTTTCCGAAAGTCTGTTGAGATAAAAGGCTAA
- a CDS encoding ParM/StbA family protein → MFESDILVAGADPGFGAIKLDTGETKVLFPAVICKGNERIFSTLGNTLIGKGSDLQTQIASLDVIVKNNSTGVEKHYFMGSLAESLNPNEAHYCWDEDKSSDEEATALLVVALALAQKSPKANVYLGTGVPVKYYASLKDKYEAELKGSFSVMFRSGPLEGMTRQLNILRSRVLPQSYGVFIKETLNDYGIPTSPKLFSGYVVVIDPGFRTTDIATFYDGVMLDPPNSFSIEKGLKWAYIGVAEKLKELTSSHANPLETDDKELDKIFRVNGGLYPWNNGTINLNPIMKSMLTQLGTDITREVKKALKPMLGKMHTVIVAGKVGEMVYEYIQMENKNLIEDPQFGNATGFRIMAATLVNNITKKSDVPE, encoded by the coding sequence GTGTTTGAAAGTGATATCCTAGTAGCTGGAGCGGATCCTGGATTTGGAGCGATTAAACTAGATACAGGTGAAACAAAGGTTTTATTTCCCGCTGTCATTTGTAAAGGCAATGAACGAATTTTTTCAACATTAGGTAATACCTTAATTGGTAAGGGGTCTGATTTACAAACTCAAATAGCATCCTTGGACGTGATTGTTAAGAATAACTCCACGGGTGTAGAGAAGCATTATTTTATGGGGAGTTTAGCGGAAAGCTTAAATCCCAACGAAGCCCATTATTGTTGGGACGAGGACAAATCCTCGGATGAAGAAGCTACTGCCTTATTGGTGGTCGCTTTAGCCCTTGCTCAAAAGAGTCCCAAAGCGAATGTCTACCTGGGAACCGGCGTTCCTGTTAAATACTATGCATCCCTAAAGGACAAATATGAAGCTGAGTTGAAAGGCTCTTTTTCAGTCATGTTCCGTTCCGGGCCCTTGGAAGGAATGACCCGTCAGCTCAACATTTTGCGCTCTCGTGTACTTCCCCAAAGTTATGGCGTTTTTATTAAGGAAACTCTTAATGATTACGGAATCCCAACTAGTCCTAAGTTGTTTAGCGGGTACGTTGTGGTCATTGATCCGGGGTTTAGAACTACGGATATTGCTACTTTCTATGATGGAGTTATGCTCGATCCTCCGAACTCCTTTAGTATTGAAAAAGGGTTAAAGTGGGCTTATATTGGTGTGGCTGAAAAGCTCAAAGAACTGACCAGCAGTCATGCTAATCCCCTTGAAACAGATGATAAAGAGCTGGATAAAATTTTCAGGGTTAATGGCGGCCTGTATCCCTGGAATAATGGAACCATCAATCTTAATCCGATTATGAAGAGTATGCTGACCCAGTTGGGAACGGATATTACTCGCGAAGTGAAAAAGGCATTAAAACCGATGCTCGGTAAAATGCATACTGTAATTGTTGCCGGAAAAGTCGGTGAAATGGTTTATGAATATATTCAGATGGAAAATAAAAATCTAATCGAAGATCCTCAATTTGGCAATGCTACAGGCTTTCGGATTATGGCTGCCACTTTGGTCAATAATATTACCAAGAAATCGGACGTACCAGAATAA